A genomic window from Paenibacillus sp. FSL K6-0276 includes:
- a CDS encoding PadR family transcriptional regulator — translation MISSDVIRGYNDTLILYMLLDGESYGYEISKNIRKVTQEKYVMKETTLYSAFTRLEKNGYIESFFQDESLGKRRTYYRITPLGLAYYKEKCEEWKVTQEVVNQFIREW, via the coding sequence TTGATCAGCAGTGATGTTATACGTGGCTACAATGATACGCTGATCCTCTACATGCTGTTGGATGGAGAATCCTATGGGTATGAAATTTCCAAAAATATCAGGAAGGTGACGCAGGAGAAGTACGTTATGAAGGAGACAACATTGTATTCCGCTTTTACCCGGTTAGAGAAGAACGGTTACATTGAATCCTTTTTCCAGGATGAGAGTCTTGGCAAGCGGCGCACGTATTACCGGATTACTCCGCTAGGTCTCGCCTATTACAAGGAGAAATGTGAGGAATGGAAGGTCACACAGGAGGTTGTTAACCAATTTATCAGGGAGTGGTGA
- a CDS encoding cyclic nucleotide-binding domain-containing protein: protein MLRSLLDKITICEYSAGVSVVTEGEPGDAFYILRSGQVKVVSESHGVLLNKLQAGDFFGELALLKGEPRKATVRTVENATLFRLSKEDFDHLISDYPKIKEAILRIASNYSDSNLLDQKSEDFSEPPMEPSESTSMVKSAIEGRIKSKPAKPWRKFPFILQQSEMDCGPTCLSMICKYYGVSVPINHIKSNMQIRNLTPRLDGKCTISWI from the coding sequence GTGCTTCGTTCACTGCTCGATAAAATTACAATTTGCGAATACTCAGCTGGAGTGTCAGTTGTAACAGAGGGCGAGCCAGGGGACGCATTTTACATATTAAGATCTGGTCAAGTAAAAGTGGTAAGTGAAAGCCATGGGGTATTGCTAAATAAGCTGCAAGCTGGTGATTTTTTCGGAGAATTAGCTCTGCTAAAAGGAGAACCTCGTAAAGCTACGGTTAGAACGGTAGAGAACGCAACACTTTTTCGTCTTTCCAAAGAAGATTTTGATCATCTTATAAGCGATTATCCGAAAATTAAGGAAGCGATCCTTCGGATAGCTTCGAATTACAGTGACAGTAATCTCCTCGATCAGAAATCTGAAGATTTCTCAGAGCCACCTATGGAACCAAGCGAATCTACTTCGATGGTCAAATCAGCCATAGAGGGACGGATCAAATCTAAGCCTGCAAAACCTTGGCGAAAGTTCCCCTTTATTCTGCAGCAAAGTGAAATGGACTGTGGTCCCACCTGCTTAAGTATGATATGCAAATATTACGGTGTATCTGTTCCAATTAATCATATCAAGTCCAATATGCAAATCAGGAACCTCACTCCAAGACTTGATGGAAAGTGCACAATCTCTTGGATTTGA
- a CDS encoding ATP-binding cassette domain-containing protein, translated as MVHVKNKILTPDHDDWAVEARGLVKTFGDNRAVDGVNLNVKAGTIYGVLGPNGAGKTTVIRMLATLLRPDAGSARIFGHDVVKESQIVRQLIGMTGQYASVDESLSATENLIIFSRLLGLGRAESRQKATELLEEFGLTEAAKRPLRNFSGGMRRRLDLAASLIAQPPLIFLDEPTTGLDPRTRSQMWVTIRRLVNTGSTVLLTTQYLEEADQLADRIAVIDRGQVVAEGTADDLKASVGTTSLYLKVQNLKDIELARQRVEHVLQIQSVVSYETGKITAPMANADIVTDLLIALREEGILLAEMSVQKPTLDEVFLTITGHAATDDALPASQASNIKEAARV; from the coding sequence ATGGTGCATGTAAAAAATAAGATCCTAACACCAGACCATGACGATTGGGCCGTCGAGGCACGTGGCCTGGTTAAAACCTTTGGTGACAATCGCGCGGTGGATGGCGTGAATTTGAACGTGAAAGCAGGTACGATCTATGGAGTCCTTGGTCCGAATGGAGCAGGAAAGACTACCGTCATTCGGATGCTGGCAACCTTACTTCGCCCCGATGCAGGTTCAGCGCGAATCTTCGGGCACGATGTGGTGAAGGAATCGCAGATTGTTCGACAATTAATTGGTATGACAGGACAATATGCCTCAGTCGATGAGTCATTAAGTGCTACAGAGAATCTTATTATCTTCTCTCGGCTATTAGGGCTTGGGCGCGCAGAGTCGCGGCAAAAAGCAACAGAATTACTGGAAGAGTTTGGTTTGACTGAGGCGGCTAAACGGCCCCTTCGAAATTTCTCTGGCGGAATGCGTCGTCGTCTGGATTTGGCAGCTAGTCTTATTGCACAACCACCGTTAATCTTCCTAGATGAACCAACTACAGGGCTTGATCCTCGGACCCGCTCACAAATGTGGGTTACCATTCGCCGGTTGGTGAATACGGGGTCAACGGTTCTTCTAACTACACAGTACCTTGAAGAGGCAGATCAACTGGCAGATCGGATCGCAGTTATCGATCGTGGGCAAGTCGTTGCAGAGGGCACCGCCGATGATCTGAAAGCGTCAGTGGGTACCACATCACTATACTTGAAAGTTCAAAATCTAAAAGATATTGAACTAGCTCGTCAGCGCGTGGAACATGTGCTCCAAATTCAGTCCGTGGTATCGTACGAAACTGGGAAAATAACTGCACCGATGGCGAACGCCGACATAGTTACAGACCTACTGATTGCTCTTCGCGAGGAAGGTATCCTCTTGGCTGAGATGAGTGTGCAGAAACCGACGCTTGATGAAGTATTCCTAACGATTACTGGTCATGCTGCTACGGATGATGCGTTACCAGCGTCCCAAGCGTCAAACATTAAGGAGGCAGCAAGAGTATGA
- a CDS encoding permease prefix domain 1-containing protein, with protein sequence METIIVYLDNMFTGLPKTPELEHLKQELLSGMEEKYQELKRDGKSENEAIGIVISEFGNIEELTAELGIHPVESEQVVNVHVLTEEEAYTYVAARRSSGLWTGIGVFLCACGVALLIGLDTLFEYKNAIVADKGSMLGLVGMCVLVAVAVGMFIHSGMKLERFKSLEKGFQLPYALKASLQRSQALFAPTYRLSLITGVCICVLSLAFIFATSFVNDDFAPYGVSAFLLIAAVAVFLFIYYGNIQGAYTKLLEEMEITALKKEENRFMGAVGAILWPLATVIFLFTGFVYQRWDVNWAVFPIAGILSGMFSNVYHILKRKNVS encoded by the coding sequence ATGGAGACGATTATAGTATATCTGGATAATATGTTCACTGGTCTGCCAAAAACCCCGGAACTGGAGCATCTGAAGCAGGAGCTGCTGTCCGGGATGGAAGAGAAGTATCAGGAGTTGAAGCGTGATGGCAAGTCGGAGAATGAAGCGATCGGCATTGTCATTTCGGAATTCGGTAATATTGAAGAGTTGACTGCTGAGCTCGGCATCCATCCTGTCGAATCGGAGCAGGTTGTAAATGTGCATGTTCTGACAGAAGAAGAGGCTTACACTTATGTGGCTGCCAGACGTAGCTCGGGGTTATGGACCGGTATCGGTGTTTTTCTCTGCGCATGTGGGGTTGCGCTTCTGATTGGTCTTGATACACTGTTTGAATATAAAAATGCTATTGTGGCTGATAAAGGTTCGATGTTAGGGCTGGTTGGTATGTGCGTGCTGGTTGCCGTGGCAGTGGGGATGTTCATCCATAGTGGAATGAAGCTTGAGCGCTTCAAAAGTCTGGAGAAAGGCTTTCAACTACCTTATGCTCTAAAAGCGTCACTTCAACGCAGTCAAGCCCTTTTCGCTCCGACTTATCGCCTTTCTCTGATTACTGGAGTTTGCATATGCGTGTTGTCATTAGCTTTTATCTTCGCAACTTCATTTGTCAATGATGACTTCGCTCCTTATGGAGTCTCGGCCTTCCTACTGATCGCTGCAGTGGCAGTGTTCCTGTTCATCTATTATGGAAACATTCAAGGTGCATATACGAAGCTGCTAGAGGAGATGGAAATCACTGCACTGAAGAAGGAAGAAAATCGATTTATGGGAGCTGTGGGAGCAATTTTGTGGCCATTGGCGACAGTGATCTTCTTGTTCACGGGCTTTGTTTATCAGCGCTGGGATGTCAATTGGGCCGTATTCCCGATTGCCGGTATTCTGTCGGGCATGTTCAGTAATGTCTATCATATTCTGAAACGCAAAAATGTCTCCTGA
- a CDS encoding peptidase domain-containing ABC transporter: MYFSSRYVLQGDMSAGELVAFTVFLSTVTQSISYIIHMLDDLMEARISMERLDDVFQSRLEQSEQSQLRTLVNVKGHVSFENVTFRYEVDGKNILQNVNLEIKAGQTVALVGRSGSGKSTIANLLLNLYSPSSGTIRVDGHELRTIDAISLCQKIGVVQQDTVIFRGTILENIALGQQDVAFSEVEASAMLAGAHDFINELPLRYDTLIGESGIRLSGGQAQRIAIARALLGNPPLLVFDEATSALDTESEQKIQNNMDLMNKNRTTLIIAHRLSTVKHADRIIVLDQGVVVESGTHEELLQAKGLYYYLVSQQL; the protein is encoded by the coding sequence TTGTATTTTAGCTCCCGTTATGTACTTCAAGGCGATATGTCCGCAGGGGAACTGGTAGCTTTTACTGTATTTTTATCAACGGTAACTCAGTCGATCTCTTATATTATTCACATGCTCGATGATCTGATGGAAGCACGTATTTCTATGGAAAGATTAGATGATGTATTTCAATCTCGGCTAGAGCAGTCAGAGCAATCGCAGCTTAGAACACTTGTGAATGTGAAAGGTCATGTTTCTTTTGAAAATGTTACCTTCCGTTATGAGGTGGATGGGAAGAATATTCTGCAGAACGTTAACTTAGAGATCAAGGCGGGCCAAACTGTTGCATTAGTAGGACGAAGTGGATCGGGGAAATCAACGATTGCGAATCTATTATTGAATTTGTATTCCCCTTCAAGTGGAACGATACGTGTGGATGGACATGAACTGCGAACCATAGATGCAATTTCTTTATGCCAAAAGATTGGGGTAGTGCAGCAAGATACAGTGATTTTTCGGGGGACGATTCTTGAGAATATTGCTTTAGGACAGCAGGATGTCGCTTTTAGTGAAGTTGAAGCCTCTGCGATGTTAGCGGGCGCTCATGATTTCATTAATGAGCTTCCGCTTCGTTATGATACGTTGATTGGTGAAAGTGGAATTAGATTATCTGGTGGGCAAGCTCAAAGAATCGCGATTGCACGAGCATTACTTGGTAATCCTCCATTATTGGTGTTTGATGAAGCAACGAGCGCACTAGACACGGAGTCGGAACAGAAAATTCAGAATAATATGGATCTTATGAATAAAAATAGAACCACGTTAATTATCGCGCATCGATTAAGTACAGTTAAGCATGCGGATCGTATCATTGTGCTAGATCAAGGCGTAGTTGTGGAAAGCGGAACCCATGAAGAACTTTTGCAGGCAAAAGGCCTGTATTATTATTTAGTCAGTCAGCAATTATAA
- a CDS encoding SDR family NAD(P)-dependent oxidoreductase encodes MRNYLILGASKGLGDAFVKGLPEYGDQVWIVSRSRPGSLDLNDGIQRIWIAVDLSQPDAAQVLSKGIQTEKIDVLVYNVGIWEKEGFEDHYTFDKDEATDIANIINVNITSTITCIQAVLPNLRQSEAGKIILIGSTAGLDHTNNAQVSFVASKFGLRGITHALREHVRKDGIAVTCVNPGELAAEIPYEDGAEKAIAAYSGTRIPVQDIVSIVKCIVNLSRASCVKEIHIPAMADLNA; translated from the coding sequence ATGAGAAACTATCTAATTTTGGGGGCAAGTAAAGGTCTGGGAGATGCATTTGTGAAAGGTTTGCCTGAGTATGGTGATCAAGTGTGGATCGTTTCCAGAAGCAGGCCGGGCAGTCTGGATCTTAATGATGGCATACAGCGGATATGGATTGCAGTAGATCTATCGCAGCCAGATGCCGCACAAGTCTTATCAAAGGGCATTCAAACGGAGAAGATTGATGTTCTAGTTTATAACGTGGGTATTTGGGAGAAAGAAGGTTTTGAGGATCACTATACGTTTGACAAGGATGAGGCGACTGACATTGCCAACATTATTAATGTGAATATAACTTCAACAATTACCTGCATACAGGCTGTACTGCCTAATCTTCGCCAATCGGAAGCAGGAAAAATTATTCTAATTGGCTCGACAGCAGGACTTGACCATACCAATAATGCCCAGGTATCATTTGTAGCTTCCAAGTTCGGTCTACGTGGCATTACTCATGCTTTGCGTGAGCATGTTCGTAAGGATGGCATTGCAGTTACTTGTGTGAATCCGGGTGAGCTGGCAGCAGAAATTCCTTATGAGGATGGCGCGGAAAAAGCGATTGCAGCATATAGTGGCACAAGAATTCCTGTTCAGGATATTGTCTCCATTGTGAAATGTATCGTTAACCTCTCTAGAGCTTCCTGTGTCAAAGAAATTCATATTCCAGCAATGGCGGATTTGAATGCATAA
- a CDS encoding ABC transporter permease — protein MRTTTINSGVNRQLKNHTSFRQSVRNSLTMAYRGILKIRRTPEQLFDVALQPIIFTLMFTYIFGGAISGDVVSYLLVIIPGILVQTVITTSIVTGVQLREDMDKGVFDRFKSLPIARIAPLAGALLADTIRYTIATVLTFVMGYIMGYRPDGGLEHVAIAALLVIVCAWSISWIFAFFGVIARTASSVQGISMIVLFLLTFLSNAFVPVDTLPNWLQWFVKVNPISHLVSAVRQLTNFGTVGWDFAISLIGAAIIVAIFAPITVRAYMRRT, from the coding sequence ATGAGAACTACTACAATAAATTCGGGTGTTAACCGCCAATTGAAAAACCATACGAGTTTCCGGCAATCCGTACGCAACTCGTTAACGATGGCTTATCGTGGGATACTGAAAATTCGACGTACCCCTGAGCAATTGTTCGATGTTGCGCTTCAGCCAATTATTTTCACGCTGATGTTTACCTATATCTTTGGAGGGGCTATATCTGGTGACGTGGTAAGTTATTTGCTTGTTATTATCCCCGGTATTCTTGTGCAGACAGTCATTACTACCTCAATCGTTACTGGCGTCCAATTACGTGAGGACATGGATAAAGGCGTGTTTGACCGATTCAAGTCACTGCCAATTGCTCGTATAGCTCCGTTAGCGGGAGCCTTGTTGGCTGACACGATTAGATATACGATTGCTACTGTACTTACTTTTGTCATGGGCTACATTATGGGTTACCGTCCTGATGGTGGTCTGGAACATGTCGCAATCGCTGCACTTCTTGTTATTGTCTGTGCTTGGTCGATTAGCTGGATCTTCGCTTTCTTCGGTGTGATTGCCCGGACTGCCTCTAGTGTACAGGGGATATCGATGATTGTGTTGTTCCTACTTACGTTTCTATCTAATGCCTTCGTGCCTGTCGACACGCTGCCTAACTGGTTACAATGGTTTGTTAAAGTCAATCCAATCTCACATCTCGTTTCTGCAGTACGACAACTTACTAACTTTGGAACCGTAGGTTGGGACTTTGCAATTTCTCTGATCGGGGCAGCGATCATCGTCGCAATCTTTGCACCAATCACGGTTCGTGCTTATATGCGCCGGACATAA